A part of Brettanomyces bruxellensis chromosome 3, complete sequence genomic DNA contains:
- a CDS encoding uncharacterized protein (BUSCO:EOG09261UPM) gives MGRKNKSKSKSHRSRADYRQRAMNAYEQATIEEEKTSKGRGDKFSDTDESEDDNVQTKYEDTIIDARALLKEGKLEGISKDDFEDEEIDSDEAFGTDEEYEDEILDNGEFSEDLDDEENLQYDHVNKDELLPLSAIWEEDDKELVKEKVTDKMKKRIEDGGKQEDIILDENISSSEDESEIDSYNSSSSEEAEDQEEENPFDEIDETAEDTKPLKSVISKLEKAAPKEGKKLSSLVNDTSKDSQYSLPTTGTSISFADMLAGVSEAKDQTLLINTETPQEGKEESDIKNGETDNGAFAIPLPQSIEKRQERKAAYDIQKEEVNKWRDTVEENRRARVLDFSRKPLKHNTPSSFSPISAPLNKLETKLEQVIKASNSESKKTEDVFEKIETAKISKADLIKRTNELRLMRELMYRGQKDSKRLKRIKSKAYRRIMKKERLKNKRLAEEAEGITEDAEEDAYERAKERMTLKHKNNSSWARKMIKSGMSKDSESREEMEEMMRREASLRKKQLGQRDNGDSDDERNLSDLERDIQEGEEASEEKSSLGKGIMNMDFMKAAEKKEKLRNLQEIEELRNIQEGGATMVFKEKANAVNVNLNSGRRIYTPQAAVAAEHLNKEMEKVAKEVEDDELRDLDHRLQKNVSAQNLKLKQTRRQKGANDVTQEADVHKSENQNQSDSNDEFNPWMDAEEDITDKTGHHSSKIQVVDKNSSKTVKAAAKIEKKRLKEMERRKRKSHEDTSADVQIADKSTIKIVGFKKRKTSDDDDDDKLHTFKQKDLIRDAFAGDDVIEEEFEAEKKEVEDLEDDKEVVEDTLPGWGSWTGDDESTNKNNRGKGKKGRWGKREPKTTIVEGVVSRNKRKDKDRKNVIINERVNKKNEKYLADKVPYPYKTWAQYERSLRTPLGQDWNSKSTYRKINTPAVITKFGDVINPLKMPTKKE, from the coding sequence atggggCGAAAAAACAAGTCAAAGTCAAAATCTCACAGATCAAGGGCAGATTATCGCCAACGGGCAATGAATGCCTATGAGCAGGCTACGatagaagaggaaaagacGTCTAAAGGAAGAGGTGATAAATTTAGTGATACAGATGAAAGTGAGGATGATAACGTGCAAACAAAGTATGAAGATACAATCATTGATGCACGAGCCCTTTtgaaagaaggaaaattgGAGGGTATAAGTAAGGATGATTTTGAGGACGAAGAAATTGATTCAGATGAAGCATTCGGAACTGATGAGGAATATGAGGATGAGATTTTGGATAATGGGGAATTTTCAGAAGATTTAGATGATGAGGAGAACCTTCAATACGATCATGTGAATAAGGATGAACTTCTTCCTTTATCGGCAATTTGGGAGGAGGACGATAAAGAGCTggttaaagaaaaagttacGGacaagatgaaaaaaagaatcgAAGATGGAGGGAAGCAAGAAGACATTATACTAGATGAGAACATTAGTAGCAGTGAAGATGAGAGTGAAATTGATTCATATAAtagttcttcttcagaagaAGCGGAAGACcaagaggaagaaaatccatttgatgaaattgatgaGACGGCAGAAGACACCAAGCCGTTGAAAAGCGTTATAtcaaagttggaaaaagCGGCTCCAAAGGAGGGAAAGAAATTATCTTCATTGGTTAACGATACATCCAAGGACAGTCAGTATAGTCTTCCAACTACCGGAACATCTATAAGTTTTGCAGATATGCTTGCGGGTGTTAGCGAGGCCAAAGACCAAACACTTTTAATAAATACAGAAACTCCtcaagaaggaaaagaagaatcgGACATCAAGAATGGAGAAACTGATAATGGTGCGTTTGCAATTCCGCTTCCCCAGAGCATAGAAAAGAGAcaggaaagaaaagcagcttatgatattcaaaaagaggaagTGAATAAGTGGAGGGATACAGTAGAAGAGAACAGACGAGCAAGAGTACTTGATTTTAGTCGTAAACCACTGAAACACAACACaccatcttcattttcgcCAATAAGTGCACCTTTGAACAAGCTTGAGACAAAACTTGAACAAGTGATAAAGGCATCAAACTCTGAGAGCAAGAAAACAGAAGATGTgtttgaaaagattgaaACCGCAAAAATATCCAAGGCCGACTTGATAAAGCGTACAAATGAGCTCAGGCTGATGAGGGAATTGATGTACAGAGGTCAGAAAGATTCTAAAAGATTAAAGAGAATCAAGTCGAAGGCGTACAGAAGAATcatgaaaaaggaaaggtTGAAGAACAAGAGATTGGCAGAGGAGGCAGAGGGCATAACAGAAGATGCCGAGGAGGATGCCTACgaaagagcaaaagaaagaatgaCGTTAAAACATAAGAACAATTCATCCTGGGCcaggaagatgataaagagCGGCATGTCAAAAGATTCGGAAAGCCGTGAGGAAATGGAGGAAATGATGAGGAGAGAAGCCTCTTTGCGTAAAAAGCAACTTGGCCAGAGGGATAACGGagatagtgatgatgagagAAATCTTTCCGATTTAGAGCGGGATATCCAGGAAGGGGAAGAAGCATCCGAAGAGAAATCTTCATTAGGCAAAGGCATTATGAATATGGACTTTATGAAGGCTGctgagaaaaaggaaaaactTCGTAACTTGCAAGAAATTGAGGAACTTAGAAATATACAGGAAGGTGGAGCCACCATGgtatttaaagaaaaagcaaatgcGGTGAATGTGAATCTTAATTCTGGACGCCGGATCTATACTCCTCAAGCGGCTGTTGCTGCTGAACATTTAAACaaggaaatggaaaagGTGGCAAaggaagttgaagatgatgaattgCGTGATCTTGACCATAGGCTACAGAAGAATGTTTCTGCGCAAAATCTCAAGCTTAAGCAAACGAGGCGTCAAAAAGGGGCAAATGATGTAACGCAAGAAGCCGATGTTCATAAATCTGAGAATCAGAATCAATCAGATTCAAACGATGAGTTCAATCCATGGATGGATGCTGAGGAGGATATTACAGATAAGACGGGGCATCATTCTTCGAAAATACAGGTAGTGGATAAGAATTCCAGTAAGACTGTCAAGGCAGCGGctaaaattgaaaagaagaggctaaaggaaatggaaagaagaaagaggaagagtcATGAGGATACGAGTGCCGATGTACAGATTGCTGACAAGTCGACCATTAAGATTGTAGGTTttaaaaagaggaagacatctgatgatgatgatgatgacaagTTGCACACATTCAAGCAAAAGGATCTTATCAGGGATGCTTTTGCAGGTGATGATGTAATAGAAGAAGAGTTCGAAGcggagaaaaaagaagtggAGGATTTGGAGGATGATAAGGAAGTGGTGGAGGATACCTTACCGGGTTGGGGTTCATGGACcggtgatgatgaaagcACAAATAAGAACAATAGAGGAAAGGGTAAAAAAGGAAGGTGGGGAAAGAGAGAGCCAAAGACCACAATTGTTGAAGGAGTTGTATCCAGAAATAAAAGGAAGGACAAAGATAGAAAGAATGTGATTATAAATGAACGTGTGAAcaagaaaaacgagaaatATTTGGCTGATAAGGTTCCTTATCCGTATAAAACTTGGGCACAATACGAAAGATCTTTGAGAACACCTCTTGGTCAGGACTGGAATTCCAAGAGTACATATAGGAAGATCAACACTCCAGCTGTTATTACCAAGTTTGGTGATGTGATTAACCCATTAAAGATGCCAACTAAAAAGGAATGA
- a CDS encoding uncharacterized protein (MEROPS:MER0000865~BUSCO:EOG092604S1), which yields MSPDQSTDLQEHTVSPDSEISINSRKAAERSSSSEDIALSSSDFDDHATDKDNKPSDESQSQKRTNTESYKHYVLGQASLFKTTDRILDDIRVDPYFLFDKLSGILSVPSMEYADRLTEYIQLSSCHPKYKLVTLNANVDYVNLDSSCELADGYKLRTFEGLIVPTSCNGIPNDPMFHFVVKIKGPENELHFKHKFYGFSDDQLTPEDKKDLILDKSAIEEQFSKCESENDKRLANIILKSLPKIVDSGNFVSEGTKTILRVEICEPVIPQMEFKAFENSEIESRLTAYMSTITKEHPDKNLRVKVPSTLDCLKTLYRILSGPFNNIDSAYSKTLKPERSPILQFHLDLDILLRIFFFKKNEDGSEVELEPPRFHDFGGFEHICTEYFTRALQEVLYIMSVLSPNCSSIGHLQFKVDPNLTSLFTAFGESDLQTQLKCWANWGLYQYNKGFTTLSSNNYYPDGLVIELYNRMVALDTLATPIFLDALTFCATSCGGQELQIYASTLQSQGLIGFQELRSCFIKLGFEPNSIKSFAEISDEQLISSYKDHLVLSKSPAESSSYRSGLEKIGTYRDSSVIKIYLDTEPMHDLNEAYSTLDTSPSVDDDVLITAYQLKAEESNYYDARYSRALIAIAIDRRSMLLMSYIDTNMPNFSLGSITFDEAIKNLGADKYASDSSLIRIFQERINMETKLNFQRTWTSLKVIGQARNSKLIENFLATGIINLALLPIDKIPTGLNNIGNTCYLNSLLQYYFVIKPIRNLTIDFDKILTPELFGKDPNYKIRRIGGRVVRYKETERSYQFMYQLKNLYYTMIHANSRCVTPTRELAYLAFSPIESEVEFNYPSPDNSHGKGNNNNEENVGGDGNVGEVTDSVKSVINEDDFDIPEEDGKKEKKVGSMNENEMNKNKEEPGQNLSSEDESGDESDVMDTGDESESEINACSNGMLNTLAVAQIGYDQIENAFELGRQQDVTECISNVLSQIECALNPDELDESNEQLDSVKKLFYGKTKQTLIPYDVQARKAKPGNKPRTKIERFLNLIVNIGDHPKDIYDALDTYFTEDLLELENEEVKRSLTITELPSILQIQIQRVQFDRVRLMPVKSTEPIPFGEKLYMDRYMDTDDQSIVNKRESVFHWRRELESLKRRKAVLTKVDDMGLGPKDVLESTRQFLQSNIINQVGVLVDENTLQILEHEQQKIDKELAEINSKVESLESLISKQFADLKSIGYSIFAIFIHRGEASYGHYWIYIKDPETGMFRKYNDEIVSEVPMEEVFDFSTSNRATPYYLAFVKDGFKDEIEPVKREIIENLVDALD from the coding sequence ATGTCACCAGACCAATCCACAGATTTGCAGGAGCATACTGTGTCACCCGATTCTGAGATCAGTATTAATAGTCGCAAAGCAGCAGAAAGAAGCTCTTCATCGGAGGATATTGCTCTGTCTAGCtctgattttgatgatcATGCTACTGACAAGGACAATAAGCCATCAGATGAATCTCAATCACAGAAAAGAACGAACACGGAGTCATACAAGCATTATGTGTTGGGCCAGGCATCACTTTTCAAGACAACTGACCGGATTCTGGACGATATAAGAGTTGATccatatttcctttttgacAAACTCTCCGGAATTCTAAGTGTGCCATCTATGGAATATGCCGACAGGTTAACTGAGTACATTCAATTATCATCTTGCCATCCAAAATATAAGCTCGTAACTCTAAATGCGAATGTTGATTATGTGAATTTGGACTCATCGTGTGAACTTGCTGATGGGTATAAGCTTAGAACATTTGAAGGATTAATTGTTCCCACTTCATGCAATGGCATACCGAATGATCCAATGTTTCATTTCGTTGTGAAAATAAAGGGCCCGGAAAATGAGTTGCATTTTAAGCACAAGTTTTATGGATTTAGTGATGATCAGTTGACACCTGAGGACAAGAAAGATCTTATATTAGATAAATCTGCTATCGAGGAACAGTTCAGCAAATGTGAAAGCGAAAATGACAAGAGACTTGCCAAcataattttgaaatcacttccaaaaattgtggATTCGGGTAACTTTGTATCTGAGGGGACAAAAACAATTCTGAGAGTTGAAATATGTGAACCTGTCATACCCCAGATGGAATTTAAAGCTTTTGAGAATAGCGAAATTGAATCACGTCTTACTGCATATATGTCCACAATCACGAAGGAACATCCAGATAAAAATTTGCGGGTTAAAGTTCCTTCAACTTTAGACTGTCTCAAGACGTTGTATCGTATTTTAAGTGGCCCATTTAACAATATTGATTCGGCTTATAGTAAAACTTTGAAACCGGAACGGTCTCCCATTCTGCAATTTCATCTAGATCTAGATATTCTACTaagaatcttctttttcaaaaaaaatgaagatggcTCTGAGGTTGAATTGGAGCCTCCTAGATTCCATGATTTTGGAGGTTTTGAACATATCTGTACTGAATATTTTACACGTGCATTACAGGAGGTCTTATACATTATGTCTGTGCTATCACCTAATTGTTCAAGCATTGGTCATCTGCAGTTTAAAGTTGATCCAAATTTGACATCCTTGTTTACGGCGTTTGGAGAGAGCGATCTCCAAACTCAATTGAAATGTTGGGCAAACTGGGGACTTTATCAGTATAACAAAGGCTTCACGACATTGAGCTCAAATAATTACTATCCAGATGGTCTTGTGATTGAATTATACAACCGAATGGTAGCACTGGATACGTTAGCAACGccaatttttcttgatgcTCTTACATTTTGTGCAACTTCATGCGGTGGACAAGAACTACAAATATATGCTAGCACGTTGCAATCACAAGGATTGATTGGTTTCCAAGAGTTGAGGTCTTGCTTTATAAAGCTTGGTTTTGAACCTAATAGTATTAAAAGCTTCGCCGAAATTTCGGATGAGCAATTGATTTCGTCATATAAGGATCATCTTGTTCTTAGCAAGTCACCAGCGGAAAGTTCTTCTTATAGGAGTGGATTGGAAAAGATTGGAACATATAGAGATAGTTCCGTtataaagatatatttaGATACAGAACCTATGCATGACTTGAATGAAGCATACTCTACATTGGATACAAGTCCaagtgttgatgatgatgttctTATTACAGCATATCAACTAAAGGCTGAAGAGTCGAATTATTACGATGCACGTTATTCACGTGCATTGATTGCAATAGCAATTGATAGACGAAGTATGCTGTTAATGAGTTATATTGATACGAATATGCCAAACTTCTCGTTGGGTAGTATTACATTTGATGAAGCCATAAAGAATCTAGGTGCCGATAAGTATGCAAGTGATTCATCTTTGATCCGAATTTTTCAAGAGAGGATTAACATGGAAACCAAGCTTAACTTTCAACGGACATGGACATCGCTGAAGGTGATAGGTCAGGCAAGAAACTCAAAGTTGATTGAAAACTTTCTAGCAACAGGAATTATCAATCTGGCACTTTTGCCAATAGATAAAATTCCTACCGGTTTGAATAATATTGGAAATACTTGTTACTTGAACAGTTTGCTTCAATATTACTTTGTTATTAAGCCAATTCGAAATCTCACGATAGACTTTGATAAGATATTAACTCCAGAATTGTTTGGAAAGGATCCGAACTATAAAATCAGAAGAATCGGTGGAAGAGTGGTGAGATATAAAGAGACAGAAAGATCTTATCAATTTATGTATCAGTTGAAAAACTTGTATTACACAATGATACATGCCAATAGCAGATGTGTTACACCAACTAGAGAATTGGCCTACTTGGCTTTTAGCCCTATTGAATCTGAGGTCGAATTTAATTATCCTTCACCTGATAATTCTCATGGTAAgggcaacaacaacaatgAGGAAAATGTTGGTGGTGACGGAAATGTCGGTGAAGTAACGGATTCCGTGAAGTCTGTcataaatgaagatgattttgacattccagaagaagatggaaaaaaggaaaagaaagttggGAGTATGAATGAgaatgaaatgaataagaataaagaGGAGCCTGGTCAGAATTTGTCATCTGAGGATGAAAGCGGGGATGAATCCGATGTTATGGATACTGGTGATGAATCCGAAAGTGAAATTAATGCCTGTTCCAATGGAATGTTGAACACATTAGCGGTTGCACAGATTGGTTATGATCAAATTGAGAATGCGTTTGAGTTGGGCAGGCAACAAGATGTCACTGAGTGCATATCAAATGTTCTTTCCCAAATTGAATGTGCACTGAACCCTGATGAATTGGATGAATCAAATGAACAGCTTGATAGTGTTAAGAAGCTTTTCTATGGAAAGACCAAGCAAACATTAATTCCATATGATGTACAGGCAAGAAAGGCAAAGCCTGGTAATAAACCTAGAACCAAAATAGAACGCTTTCTGAATCTTATAGTGAATATTGGTGATCATCCTAAAGACATATACGATGCTTTGGATACGTACTTCACAGAGGATTTGTTAGAATTGGAAAATGAGGAAGTTAAGAGATCCCTAACGATTACTGAGCTACCAAGCATCTTGCAAATACAAATTCAGCGTGTACAGTTTGATCGTGTGAGGTTGATGCCAGTCAAATCTACCGAGCCAATACCATTTGGAGAAAAGTTATACATGGATAGATACATGGATACTGATGACCAAAGTATAGTTAATAAGCGCGAAAGTGTGTTTCATTGGCGCAGAGAACTTGAGTCcttgaagagaagaaaagctgTTCTCACGAAGGTTGACGATATGGGCTTAGGTCCGAAGGATGTGTTAGAATCTACCAGGCAATTCTTACAGTCcaatattataaatcaagTTGGTGTTTTGGTCGACGAAAATACGCTCCAAATATTAGAGCATGAACAGCAGAAAATAGATAAAGAGTTAGCTGAAATAAACTCTAAAGTTGAAAGCTTGGAATCACTGATTTCTAAGCAGTTTGCTGATTTGAAGTCGATTGGTTATTCAATATTTGCTATATTTATACACCGTGGCGAAGCATCGTATGGACATTATtggatatatataaaggaTCCGGAGACAGGTATGTTCCGAAAATATAACGATGAAATCGTCAGTGAAGTGCCTATGGAGGAGGTGTTTGACTTTAGTACATCAAATAGGGCCACACCATATTACCTTGCTTTTGTGAAGGATGGGTTCAAGGATGAAATAGAGCCTGTCAAAAGGGAAATTATTGAAAACTTGGTTGATGCTCTCGACTAA
- a CDS encoding uncharacterized protein (BUSCO:EOG09261FAX) — translation MPSKGNKKKGSNEFESSDPRFAQIYSDPRFRAPKSRDLKVQLDDRFTKEDLKLGKSSAKVDKYGRAINKATDGEGNETQAFDKLYSTKSNEKAEEKGGEEEDQEESEQEDETDIMARARGLVSAEESSESESSESDSDEKVVQSNDDDKDVFEEVEEEESIPEGEPTKRIAAVNLDWDHITSKDLFATFSGFVPAGRKILNISIYPSEFGKIKMQEEETQGPSKEIFKGEKKKIDSDNEDDAQEDEDDDGELDIRKAAKELYTEDEGLDYNSKALRKYQLQRLRYYYAIVVCDSVECAKSIYTNCDGTEYESTANTFDLRYVPEGMEFSESEPRDSCDTVPLGYQPTDFATDALRSSKVKLTWDETPAQRIEMTTRAFSQKEIDDMDFQAYLASDSSDSEDDASKVEDLKAKFKNLLHNGETDAFGKGDDSDASDIDMEVTFTPGLSGAKESADKGEEEEETTVERYRNKEKERKKKRKEKIKELKKKEREERKEKHLKKGNRYMKDAGEKNASDSVTEEKEGRQHFKMKDIMKAEKLKHKKKKNRKQRKEENELQNIDEDIKLDEGDTRFNEIFESHEYAIDPTNPEFKKTTVMEKLIRQGQKRAKENNLKKNGDTKRKKHPRDEDKEEIKALVKDVKKLKNNGSNGDRKEVHKHSHKHHNHHRHHNNE, via the coding sequence ATGCCATCTAAAGGgaataaaaagaagggtTCGAATGAATTTGAGTCTTCGGACCCAAGATTTGCGCAAATATACAGTGATCCTAGATTTAGAGCTCCTAAAAGTAGAGACTTGAAGGTTCAGTTGGATGATCGTTTCACTAAAGAAGATCTTAAACTAGGAAAATCGTCTGCCAAGGTTGATAAATACGGCAGAGCGATCAATAAGGCTACCGATGGCGAGGGAAATGAAACGCAAGCTTTCGATAAGCTTTATTCCACAAAGAGTAATGAGAAAGCAGAGGAAAAGGgaggtgaagaagaagatcaagaagaaagtgaacAGGAGGATGAAACTGATATAATGGCAAGAGCAAGGGGTTTGGTCTCTGCCGAGGAATCAAGCGAATCAGAAAGTAGTGAGTCAGATAGCGATGAGAAAGTTGTGCAGTCAAACGATGACGATAAGGACGTTTTCGAAGAGGttgaggaggaagaaagtaTTCCTGAAGGTGAACCCACCAAAAGAATTGCTGCCGTGAATCTTGACTGGGATCACATAACATCCAAAGATCTCTTTGCCACATTTTCAGGGTTTGTTCCTGCAGGTCGgaaaattttaaatatttccatttatcCTTCGGAGTTTggtaaaataaagatgcAAGAGGAGGAAACACAGGGACCGTCAaaggaaatatttaaaggtgaaaagaagaaaattgatagtgataatgaagatgatgcccaggaagatgaagatgacgaCGGTGAATTGGATATTAGAAAAGCTGCTAAAGAGTTGTACACGGAGGACGAAGGACTGGACTACAATTCAAAAGCCTTAAGGAAATACCAGCTGCAGCGACTTAGATACTACTATGCGATTGTGGTGTGCGATAGTGTTGAGTGTGCAAAGAGTATATATACAAACTGTGACGGTACGGAGTATGAATCCACCGCAAACACGTTTGACCTTAGATATGTCCCCGAAGGTATGGAATTTTCCGAATCTGAACCAAGAGATAGCTGTGATACGGTGCCTTTAGGATATCAACCCACCGACTTTGCCACTGATGCTCTCCGAAGCTCAAAGGTGAAATTGACATGGGATGAAACTCCCGCTCAACGAATCGAGATGACAACACGTGCTTTCAGccaaaaggaaattgatGATATGGATTTCCAGGCATATTTGGCATCTGACAGTAGTGATAGTGAGGATGATGCTTCAAAGGTTGAAGActtgaaagcaaaatttAAGAATCTTTTGCACAACGGAGAAACCGATGCATTCGGTAAGGGTGATGATTCCGATGCTAGTGATATTGACATGGAGGTGACTTTCACTCCTGGACTAAGTGGTGCTAAGGAATCTGCAGATAAGGGagaagaggaggaggagacTACAGTGGAAAGATACAGAAataaggagaaggagagaaagaagaagagaaaagaaaagatcaAGGAGctcaagaagaaggaaagagagGAGAGGAAGGAGAAGCATTTAAAGAAGGGCAATAGGTATATGAAGGATGCGGGCGAGAAAAATGCCTCAGATAGTGTGActgaagaaaaggaaggcAGACAGCATTTCAAAATGAAGGATATTATGAAGGCCGAAAAGTTAAAgcacaagaagaagaaaaacagaaagcagagaaaggaggaaaacGAACTTCAGAATATCGACGAAGATATCAAGCTTGATGAAGGGGATACGAGATTCAATGAAATATTCGAGAGTCATGAGTATGCTATAGATCCAACCAATCCAGAGTTTAAGAAGACAACTGTGATGGAAAAGTTGATACGGCAGGGACAAAAAAGAGCTAAGGAAAACAActtaaaaaagaatggtGATACtaagagaaagaagcatcCAAGAGACGaggataaagaagaaattaaagCTTTAGTGAAGGATGTGAAGAAACTCAAGAATAATGGTAGCAATGGTGATAGAAAAGAGGTTCACAAGCATTCTCATAAGCATCataatcatcatcgtcatcataATAATGAGTAG
- a CDS encoding uncharacterized protein (BUSCO:EOG092631QQ), translating to MSSKLSRRRRVISKDKADGSDNSAAEEEELKLKERKSLSKIRNGIAPNASSSSVINDRSDTKIAYDPEDIVDSSKDLRYPLLTLMEEVLLVGLKDKEGYLSFWNDNISYALRGMILMELALRGRIRMVNDPARRRFDLPDRLIECIDSTMTGETLLDEALKLIKNDDSHLSVADWIDLLSGETWNLMKMNYQLKQTERKSFLLFDMATHPIQDPTAKRRVVSRILSMLTNRTFIIEYDEKFFPETVGAKYIRSICLVTGCCAANVLENVLVDLDFDARDQAFVRADELLSEYSTYPFSSKPGSSQIGTNLYKEVQAEIEKEKIDPLAMEIVAGVIDIFGKMDAII from the exons ATGTCATCAAAGTTGTCCCGCCGGCGCCGCGTTATTAGCAAAGATAAAGCCGACGGTTCTGATAATTCCGCAGCTGAGGAGGAAGAGTTGAAGCTAAAAGAGCGTAAGAGTCTGTCAAAAATTAGAAATGGGATAGCTCCCAATGCAAGTAGCTCAAGTGTGATAAACGATAGAAGTGACACTAAGATTGCATATGATCCGGAGGATATTGTTGATAGTTCAAAGGACCTGAGGTATCCATTGCTTACACTTATGGAGGAAGTTCTTCTAGTAGGCCTAAAAGATAAGGAGGGGTATTTGTCTTTCTGGAATGACAATATATCGTACGCACTTAGGGGAATGATACTAATGGAGTTGGCACTTCGAGGCAGAATCCGTATGGTGAATGACCCGGCTAGAAGAAGATTCGATCTTCCGGATCGGTTGATTGAATGCATTGACTCCACCATGACTGGTGAAACTTTACTTGATGAGGCCTTAAAATTGatcaaaaatgatgattctCACCTCAGCGTTGCCGATTGGATAGACCTACTTAGTGGAGAGACGTGGaacttgatgaaaatgaactACCAGTTAAAGCAG ACCGAGAGAAAgagttttcttcttttcgatATGGCCACACATCCTATTCAGGACCCTACTGCTAAAAGGAGAGTAGTCAGCAGAATTCTTTCGATGCTAACCAATCGTACTTTCATCATTGAGTATGACGAGAAGTTCTTCCCTGAGACTGTGGGCGCCAAGTACATAAGGTCAATCTGTCTTGTCACTGGTTGCTGTGCTGCCAATGTCCTTGAGAATGTGCTTGTGGatcttgattttgatgCCAGAGATCAGGCCTTTGTACGTGCGGATGAACTGCTTAGTGAATACAGTACGTATCCATTTTCAAGTAAGCCGGGATCTTCCCAAATCGGTACGAACCTCTACAAGGAAGTTCAGGCAGAAatagagaaagagaagattGATCCATTGGCAATGGAGATTGTCGCCGGTGTGATAGACATATTTGGTAAAATGGATGCAATTATCTGA
- the PFY1 gene encoding profilin, required for normal timing of actin polymerization in response to thermal stress, with translation MSWNAYTDNLTATGKFDKAAIYGADGSAAWAKTNGFDLQPTEISEVVNGYSDASNLWASGLHIEGQKYFCIRADDRSIYGKHDAEGVMCVKTKQAILIAHYPGGVQPGEAAKIIEQLADYLIKQGY, from the exons ATGTCGTGGAACG CATACACTGATAACCTTACTGCCACCGGAAAATTTGATAAGGCTGCCATCTATGGTGCGGACGGATCAGCTGCCTGGGCAAAGACCAATGGTTTTGATTTGCAGCCAACAGAAATTTCAGAGGTGGTTAACGGATACAGCGACGCATCCAACCTTTGGGCATCTGGATTGCACATTGAGGGACAGAAATACTTCTGCATCAGGGCAGATGACAGGTCAATTTACGGAAAGCATGACGCGGAAGGTGTTATGTGCGTTAAGACAAAACAGGCGATCTTGATTGCACATTACCCAGGAGGTGTTCAACCAGGTGAAGCGGCCAAGATTATCGAACAGTTGGCTGACTACTTAATCAAGCAAGGATattaa
- a CDS encoding uncharacterized protein (SECRETED:SignalP(1-17)) translates to MKLDTTLFLLLASVANCLHFYVQTDETKCFYEDLPKDTIVVGKYEALEYDTQNKDYVKSEHLQVEITVDETFDNNHRVVSQKNSPIGQFTFTSLDSGEHRFCITPRHTNWSKRSKHRIYLDLAVGDAKPLVDSRRDEDVNYLTMKTNVLVERLLKIRREQSLFRVKEAAFRDISESVNYNSVKWTCIQVVVLVAIGFWQVSYLKSYFVKQKVV, encoded by the coding sequence ATGAAACTAGATACTACATTATTCTTGCTTCTAGCATCGGTAGCTAATTGCTTGCATTTCTATGTGCAGACCGATGAAACAAAATGCTTCTACGAGGATTTACCAAAAGACACTATTGTTGTTGGTAAATATGAAGCATTAGAATACGACACGCAGAACAAAGATTACGTGAAATCCGAGCATTTGCAAGTGGAAATTACTGTGGATGAGACATTTGATAATAATCACAGAGTTGTGTCTCAAAAGAATTCACCAATTGGTCAGTTTACGTTTACATCACTTGATTCGGGTGAGCATAGATTCTGTATTACCCCTAGACATACAAATTGGAGTAAGCGTAGCAAACACAGGATATATTTGGATCTGGCCGTTGGAGATGCCAAACCTTTGGTCGATTCGAGAAGGGATGAGGATGTGAATTACTTAACCATGAAGACTAATGTGTTGGTTGAGAGGCTTCTGAAGATCAGAAGGGAGCAAAGTCTTTTCAGGGTTAAGGAAGCCGCATTCAGGGATATCTCTGAATCTGTTAACTACAACAGTGTCAAATGGACTTGCATTCAGGTCGTTGTACTTGTTGCTATTGGATTCTGGCAGGTATCTTACCTAAAGAGTTACTTTGTTAAGCAAAAGGTCGTTTAA